Part of the Leclercia sp. AS011 genome is shown below.
GTCAGTCATAACTATTGCCACTGCTTTTCTTTGATGTCCCCAATTTGTGGAGCCCATCAACCCCGCCGTTTTGGTTCAAGGTTGATGGGTTTTTTGTTGCCTGCCGTTCAGGCATGAAATCAACGCTCCCCCGCCCCACCCTTCCCCCCAATTACCTGTTACGCTTAATACCTGAGACCAACATTCCCCGAGCCCAAGGAGTACCAATGCTCGCGTTGTACAACACCGCAATCGTGCTATTAACCGTTGCCGCCATGGAGTTAGTCGCCGCCCTTGCGCATAAGTACATCATGCACGGCTGGGGGTGGGGATGGCATGAATCACATCACGAGCCGCGCACCCATTGGTTTGAGGTGAACGATCTCTACGCGGTGGTGTTCGCCGTGCTGGCGATAGTGCTGATTGCGCTGGGGACATGGGGTCTGTGGCCGCTACAGTGGATTGGGGCCGGGATGACGGCTTACGGCGCGCTCTACTTTATGGTGCACGACGGGCTGGTGCATCAGCGCTGGCCGTTCCGCTATATCCCGCGTCGGGGATACCTCAAGCGCCTGTATCTGGCGCACCGCCTGCACCACGCGGTGCGGGGCAAAGAGGAGTGCGTCTCCTTTGGTTTTCTGTATGCGCCGCCGGTTGAAAAATTGCAGGCGACGCTACGCCAGCGCAAGGCGCGTAATGCGGCTAGCGCGGACGCTGCCAGAGCCCGGCCGGACGCGGTGCCGGCGTCGCAAAACGAGAAGTGAGCGCCTGCCCGGCGCCTTTCAGCAGTAATCCTGATTTCTCAATCGCGCTGGTTCCCTGCCGTCTTTCCCAGGCGCGGGAACCCGCCGCGCTCACCTTAATGCCAATCTCACGGTACACCCCATGCGCCGAGGCAATCGCCCAGGCGGATCGCAGGGGCAGCCCGGCCAGCCCCGCGCGGGCAGAGGCGTAATAGGGTTCGGCTTCCGCCACCAGCCGGTAGGCCAGCCGGGCCAGCTTCGGGCGCATCTCAGCGCGCTCAAGCGCATCAGCCGGGATACCCTCCTCTGCCAGCCACCGGGCGGGCAGATAACAGCGGCCCACCCGGGCATCCTCCACGATATCCCTGGCGATATTGGTCAGCTGAAACGCCAGGCCTAAATCACAGGCACGGTCGAGCACGGCTTCATCACGCACGCCCATCACCCGGGCCATCATCAGCCCCACCACCCCCGCCACACGATAGCAGTACTGCAGGGTGTCATCGAAGGTCTCGTAATGGGTCTCGCGCACGTCCATGGCAAAGCCATCAAGATGGTCGTAAGCCAGCTGGAGCGGGATGTTGTGGCCGAGGGCTACCTCCTGAAAGGCGGCGAAAGCGGGTTCGCTCATTTCGCCTCCTTCCCACGCGCGCAGGGTCTGATTTTTGAGCATCTCCAGCCGCTGTTCTGGCAGGGTGCTGTCCACGGGCGTGACGTTAAACCCCAGCTCCTGGCCGTCGATCACGTCGTCGCAATAGCGGCACCAGGCGTAGAGCATCAGCACGCTGCGCCGGGTGGCCGGATCGAAGAGCTTCGCCGCGGTGGCAAAGCTTTTCGAGCCCACGGCGATAGTGTCGATCGCGTGATCCATCAGGGAGGTGTTCATCGGGAGAGCGCCTCCAGCATCAGCCCTGCGGTGGCTTTGGCCGACCCGATCACCCCGGGAATACCCGCGCCCGGATGGGTTCCCGCTCCGACCAGGTAAAGGTTGGGGATCCGGCTGTCGCGATTGTGCGGCCGGAACCAGGCGCTCTGGCGCAGGATCGGTTCGACAGAGAAGGCGGAGCCCAGATGAGCTCCCAACTGGTCACGAAAATCGAAGGGGGTGAAGATGCGGTGGGTCACCAGCTGGCTGCGCAGCCCCGGCATGTAGTGGGCTTCCAGATAAGCAAAAATCCGGTCGCGCAGGCGCGGCCCCTCCACGTCCCAGTCGAGATCCGCAGTGCCCAGGTGGGGCACCGGGGCTAACACGTAATAGCTGCCGCACCCCGGCGGTGCCAGGGAGGGATCGGTGACGCAGGGGGCGTGCAGATAGAGGGAAAAATCGTCCGCCAGGGCGTTTTTATTAAAGATGTCGTCGATCAGTTCTTTGTAGCGTGGCCCGAAACAGACGGTGTGGTGCGCCAGATGGTGCTGCTTGTTCAGGCCAAAATAGAGCACAAACAGGGAATTACTCATCCGCTTGCGCTTGAGCGATGCCGCCCGCGCCGCCCCCGCCGGATGATGCCCCAGCAGCTTCTCATAGGTATGCACCACGTCGGCGTTGGAGGCCACCGCGGCGGTCGGGATGGTCTGGCCGTCTTTTAGCTCCACGGCGCGAATGTGGTCGCCCTCGGCCACCAGCCGGGTCACTTCGGCATTCAGCCGCAGCTCGCCGCCGAGATCCTGATAGAGCTTCACCAGCCCCTGCACCAGCGCCCCGGTTCCGCCCCGGGCAAACCAGACGCCCCACTCCCGCTCAAGGGCGTGGATCAGGGTGTAAATGGACGAGGTGGCAAAAGGGTTACCCCCCACCAGCAGGGAATGAAAGGAGAACGCCTGCCGCAGCTGCTCATTCTCGATAAAGCGCGAGACCATGCCGTAGACGCTGCGCCAGGCCTGCAGGCGGGTGAGCTGCGGCGCGGCGCGGAGCATATCGCGGAAAGAGAGAAACGGCACCGTACCGAGCTTGAGATAGCCCTCGTTAAACACCTCCCGCGAGTAGGCGTGAAACTTGCGGTACCCCTCCACATCGCGCGGGTTGAAGCGTCTGATCTGCTCCTCCAGCCGGGTCTGCACATTGTCGTAATCAAACACCTCGCCCGTCTCCCAGCACAGGCGATAGAACGGCGTGACCGGCAGCAGATCGACATAATCCGCCATCCGCTTTCCGGCGAGGGTAAACAGCTCTTCGATGGCGCTGGGATCGGTGATCACCGTCGGTCCGGCGTCAAAGGTGAATCCTTTATCCTGATAAACGTACGCGCGTCCGCCGGGCTTGTCCCGCTGCTCCAGCAGAAGGGTGGCAATGCCCTGCGCCTGCAGCCGAATGGCCAGCGCTAGTCCGCCAAAACCGGCACCAATAATCACTGTTTTATTCATGGTGAAACGCTCGCATCCGGGGAGTGAGTTTCAGTACGGCGAGCATCGCTTCGCCAACGGGAACGGGGGGCTTACCTGCCAGGATCCGCGCTTTATCGGCCAGGGTCAGTTGCCCGGCGTAAAAGCGGGCAATCAGCCCTTCGTTAAGAGAGTAAAAACGCTGCATCACCTGCCAGCGTTTATCGGCATCTCCCGCCAGGAACAGCATGCGGTTCAGGGCGCGGAAAAAACGCTGCGCATGCCACTGGCGGCGGGCATAGCGATGAATAACGGCAAAGATCGCCGCCGCGCTAATCTCCGCGGTGTTGGCGATGGCCTCGGCCAGCGCCACCGCGTGCGGCAACGAGTAGCCGGTGGTGGCGTGAAACAGCCCGGCGCGCAGGCCGCTGCACGGCTGCGGCTCCCGCGCCTGCCAGTAGGCCGGGAAATCGCCCCCCAGCATAATCGGCAGATGGCCCTGCTCTTCCCGAATCAGGCTCGCCAGGCACCAGCCCTGCTGGCGGGCATAGTCAGCAATGTGCTGCCGCGCGGCGCTGAGATGCAGTTCGGCGGCGTCAATGTAGTGGGTATCTTCGATCAGCAGTTCGGTGGCAGAAAGCGGGAGGGTATAGACAAAACGGTATCCATCCTGCTGATTGACCGTGGCGTCCATCAGTATCGGCCGGGTCAGGCCGTGCGGCTGGCGCAGACGCCACTCCTGGCCGAGGAATGACTGGCTGCCGGTGTTGAGGTGCCTGTCCGGCGTGTAGCCCCGGCCATCAATCACCGCCCGGGCCTGGAACCGGGTACCGTCGGCAAGCGTCACCGTCTCCGGGGTGAGTGCGGTCACGACGGCGTGAGTGTGGAGGTTCAAATCAGCGGCCTCGGTCAGCACGGCGGCAAAACGCGCGGAGGTGATGCTGAGATACTCTCCGGCAAGGGTCCGGTTGAGGTCGGGAAAGCGGACGTCGTACCCCTGCCAGCGATGCGCAATTAAAGGGGCAATCCACTGATGCTGGCCGGGGGTAATGTCACCTTCATGAAAGGACCAGGTATGATTCCCCCCTGGCAGGTCGTCGGCTTCGAGGAGCAGCACCCGCAGCTCCGGGCGCTGTTGCCACAGCCGCAGCGCGATCAGGCCGTTCGCCAGCCCTCCGCCCGCTAATATAAGATCCCATTCGTGCGCCATCAGGTCTGGGCCACCAGCGGGGCCTGACGCAGCTGCGCCAGATTGGCGCTCCCGGTGCAGAAACAGGCGACGCGCAGCTGGTCGATGATCACCTGGAAATGATCGATGACCGCCTCGGGGGAGATTAACGCGCTTTGCAGCACCCCGGCCGCCTGCCCCCCCAGGCTGGCACCCAGGCGGATCGCTTTAGCCACCTCGATACCGTTGGCGATCCCGCCCGAGGCCACCAGCGGCATGTCGGGCAGGGCCTGATGCAGATCCTGTAAGGCCGTCGCAGTAGGGATCCCCCAGTCGGCAAAGGCCATCGCCACCGCCCGGTCGTGGGCAGTGACGGCGCGTTCGCCCTCTACTGCCGCCCAGCTGGTGCCGCCTGCGCCGGCGACATCCAGCATCGCCACCCCCGCCGCGGCCAGCTGACGGGCAACCGGTACCGAAATCCCGTTGCCCACCTCTTTAACCACCACCGGGACGTGCAGCGCCTCGACGGTCTGCTGAATGGCGGCGATCACTCCGCACCAGTTGCGATCCCCGCCATGCTGTAGCGCCTCCTGCAGCGGGTTGAGGTGGATAATCAGCGCATCTGCCGAAAGCGTCTCTACGGCGCGTCTGGCATAGTCGAGGCCCTGGCGGCCAGCGATTTGCGCTGCACCCAGGTTGGCCATCAGCACCACGTCCGGGGCAACGGATCGTAGCTCGCGCGTCAGGCCATAATTTGCCTCGCTCTCCAGCGCCACGCGCTGGGATCCCACCCCCATCGCCAGCCCCAGCGCCTGCGCGGCGAGGGCCAGATGCTGATTGATCTGGCTTGCCCGGCGGGTGCCACCGGTCATGGAGCTGATCAGCAGCGGCGCATTCAGGGTGCGACCCAACAGCCTGGTCGTGAGATCGATATCATCCAGATGCAGTTCGGGCAGCGCGCAGTGGCCGAAGCGCCATTTTTCAAAGCCGTTGGTACACTTTTTTGCGCCGGGTGCGCCGTTCAGTACGATATCGAGATGATCGCTTTTACGTTGCGACAGGCTGCTCATTGACACTCCGACAGGGATAACGACAGGCTCTGGCTGATAAGCATCAGCTGTTTTTCAAACCAGACGTGGACATAGTAGCGGGCGGTATTTCCCGGCTGACAGGCGGTGGCAATATGTTGATCGGCGCTGCGCACATGCTCGCGCAGCCGCAGGAACACGCTTTCTGCCCCCAGCACGGCGACCAGCGTCGATTTATCTTTATCCTGATGGGGATCTTTGCCGTTGGCCGTTGAGCCGTCCGTCAGGTCATCAATCAGCTGGAAGGCCTGGCCGAGATCGCGGGCGAAAAAGCGCAGACGTTCGCTCACCTGAGGCGGCGCATCGGCCGCGATGGCCGCCAGCTGCAGGGTGGCATTGAACAGGCTACTGGTTTTCAACTCATTGGTGAGCAGGATCTCATCGGCATTGCGGCTCTGGCGGGCCTCATTGAGATCGCGAAACTGCCCCTGCACCAGCCCCATATGCCCCACCGAGGCCGAGAGCTCAGCAATCGCCCGCGCTCTTGCCTCGTGCGTCAGGGAAGGCGCGCGGGAGATCACGCAGAAAGCGTGACTCAGCAGGGCCACCGCCGCCAGGATCGCCACGTTTTCACCGTACTGATAGTGAACCGTTGGCCGCCCGCGTCTGAGCATGGCGTTGTCCATGCACGGCATGTCGTCCAGGATCAGGGAGGCGACGTGGACCATCTCAATGGCGCAGGCCAGGTCCAGAAGACCGGTCTGCTCGGTTTTGTAGCCCATATCCGTTGCTGCCAGCAGCAACAACAGCGGGCGCATCCGCTTGCCGGCGACAAGCATGGATTCACGCATGGCCGCATAGACCTGGCCCTCCTGCTCTCCCTCGGGCAAGAGTTGTTCCAGACGCTGTTCAAACGCAGACAG
Proteins encoded:
- a CDS encoding polyprenyl synthetase family protein, which codes for MTLSHEDDVKMLLSAFEQRLEQLLPEGEQEGQVYAAMRESMLVAGKRMRPLLLLLAATDMGYKTEQTGLLDLACAIEMVHVASLILDDMPCMDNAMLRRGRPTVHYQYGENVAILAAVALLSHAFCVISRAPSLTHEARARAIAELSASVGHMGLVQGQFRDLNEARQSRNADEILLTNELKTSSLFNATLQLAAIAADAPPQVSERLRFFARDLGQAFQLIDDLTDGSTANGKDPHQDKDKSTLVAVLGAESVFLRLREHVRSADQHIATACQPGNTARYYVHVWFEKQLMLISQSLSLSLSECQ
- a CDS encoding phytoene desaturase produces the protein MNKTVIIGAGFGGLALAIRLQAQGIATLLLEQRDKPGGRAYVYQDKGFTFDAGPTVITDPSAIEELFTLAGKRMADYVDLLPVTPFYRLCWETGEVFDYDNVQTRLEEQIRRFNPRDVEGYRKFHAYSREVFNEGYLKLGTVPFLSFRDMLRAAPQLTRLQAWRSVYGMVSRFIENEQLRQAFSFHSLLVGGNPFATSSIYTLIHALEREWGVWFARGGTGALVQGLVKLYQDLGGELRLNAEVTRLVAEGDHIRAVELKDGQTIPTAAVASNADVVHTYEKLLGHHPAGAARAASLKRKRMSNSLFVLYFGLNKQHHLAHHTVCFGPRYKELIDDIFNKNALADDFSLYLHAPCVTDPSLAPPGCGSYYVLAPVPHLGTADLDWDVEGPRLRDRIFAYLEAHYMPGLRSQLVTHRIFTPFDFRDQLGAHLGSAFSVEPILRQSAWFRPHNRDSRIPNLYLVGAGTHPGAGIPGVIGSAKATAGLMLEALSR
- a CDS encoding sterol desaturase family protein, encoding MLALYNTAIVLLTVAAMELVAALAHKYIMHGWGWGWHESHHEPRTHWFEVNDLYAVVFAVLAIVLIALGTWGLWPLQWIGAGMTAYGALYFMVHDGLVHQRWPFRYIPRRGYLKRLYLAHRLHHAVRGKEECVSFGFLYAPPVEKLQATLRQRKARNAASADAARARPDAVPASQNEK
- the crtB gene encoding 15-cis-phytoene synthase CrtB, producing MNTSLMDHAIDTIAVGSKSFATAAKLFDPATRRSVLMLYAWCRYCDDVIDGQELGFNVTPVDSTLPEQRLEMLKNQTLRAWEGGEMSEPAFAAFQEVALGHNIPLQLAYDHLDGFAMDVRETHYETFDDTLQYCYRVAGVVGLMMARVMGVRDEAVLDRACDLGLAFQLTNIARDIVEDARVGRCYLPARWLAEEGIPADALERAEMRPKLARLAYRLVAEAEPYYASARAGLAGLPLRSAWAIASAHGVYREIGIKVSAAGSRAWERRQGTSAIEKSGLLLKGAGQALTSRFATPAPRPAGLWQRPR
- the crtY gene encoding lycopene beta-cyclase CrtY, with protein sequence MAHEWDLILAGGGLANGLIALRLWQQRPELRVLLLEADDLPGGNHTWSFHEGDITPGQHQWIAPLIAHRWQGYDVRFPDLNRTLAGEYLSITSARFAAVLTEAADLNLHTHAVVTALTPETVTLADGTRFQARAVIDGRGYTPDRHLNTGSQSFLGQEWRLRQPHGLTRPILMDATVNQQDGYRFVYTLPLSATELLIEDTHYIDAAELHLSAARQHIADYARQQGWCLASLIREEQGHLPIMLGGDFPAYWQAREPQPCSGLRAGLFHATTGYSLPHAVALAEAIANTAEISAAAIFAVIHRYARRQWHAQRFFRALNRMLFLAGDADKRWQVMQRFYSLNEGLIARFYAGQLTLADKARILAGKPPVPVGEAMLAVLKLTPRMRAFHHE
- the fni gene encoding type 2 isopentenyl-diphosphate Delta-isomerase, whose product is MSSLSQRKSDHLDIVLNGAPGAKKCTNGFEKWRFGHCALPELHLDDIDLTTRLLGRTLNAPLLISSMTGGTRRASQINQHLALAAQALGLAMGVGSQRVALESEANYGLTRELRSVAPDVVLMANLGAAQIAGRQGLDYARRAVETLSADALIIHLNPLQEALQHGGDRNWCGVIAAIQQTVEALHVPVVVKEVGNGISVPVARQLAAAGVAMLDVAGAGGTSWAAVEGERAVTAHDRAVAMAFADWGIPTATALQDLHQALPDMPLVASGGIANGIEVAKAIRLGASLGGQAAGVLQSALISPEAVIDHFQVIIDQLRVACFCTGSANLAQLRQAPLVAQT